The nucleotide window TTTTCCCATTCAGAGAAAAGGCCCAAGATGGCTCCCCTTCTTTGTGCGCTTTCCAAAGGACAAAATCTTGCACATTTTCTTTTTCAATTTCATCGGCAAGCGTTCGAGAGCCTGTTTTCATGGCATCAAGGTTAAGATGAACAAGTCTTCCGTATGTGCTTTTTTCGGTGTATTTCTCCAAAGAAAAGTAAATGGAACCATCTTTTTCATAGCCAATTCCACTTTCCATGATGCTCCGAATGAGTTCCTGCATTTCAGGAATAGACTCAGTCGCTCTTGGGTTTTTATAAAAAGAATCTCGATGAATACTCAGGATTTCGAGATCTCGAAAGAAAAACTCTTCGTATTTTCTCGTAAACTTGAGTAAAGCCTCCATCGGATTCATCTCTGGAAATTCTTTCTGAGAGTCTCGAATGGTTTTATCGTCAACATCGGTAATGTTCATCACCCAGCGAACATCGTATTTCATGCCATATTTCATCCAGCGATAAAGAGTGTCTGCGTTGAGGAACGCTCGTAAGTTGCCAATGTGGACAACATTGTAGACAGTCGGACCGCAAGAGTAGTAATCAACTTGATTCCCGTGCTTTGGCGAAAATGTCTCTTTTTGTCCACTGAGGGTGTTTTGGAGGAGGAATTGCATAGAAGGAAGATCAAAACTCAAAGATATTGTGTGTATGTCTGAATTCTTACAAAAAGAATATGGAGTTGCAAGCGGCAATTTGAAGTGCGAAATTTAAAATGCTTTGTTTTGATCTTTGAGTTTTGCACTTCCTTGACTTTCGCTTGGCTTCCGAGTACAAATCGTCAAGAAAAACATCTTTATGAAACACATTCTCCTTTTTGGAGCGGGCCCACTTCCAGACTCAGAACATCCGATGTGTAATGCCGGAGGTCTCAGAACATACCAGTTTCTTCGTGCTCTTCAAAATTCTCATCGCGTAAAAGTTATCCTCATTGGAGATGAGTATGACCACGGAATTTGGAAGAATGATCGCACTTTTGAAATTTCCAGAAGAAGTCCTCATCTCTTTATAAAAATCGCTGAAATTTATGCGAAACAAAAATTTGATGCTGTTATTGCGGTGAATACATTCCCTGCGTATGTTGCCTCAGAAGTAATTGATTCGTCAGTTCCTTTTTGGGCGGATCTCAATGGATGGATTATGGCGGAAATACAAGCGCAAAGCAGTGAGCTTCAGCACAATGCATTTATTGCTCAGGCATGGGAGCAAGAGAAAGCAATTCTCCTCAGAGCAGACGGCATTTCAACTGTTTCACGCGCACAGCGATTTGCAACGCTAGGAGAACTCGCATCTTTGGGACGACTTACGAAGGAAGTATTTCTGGAAAATTTTGTTCATGCCATTCCAAATGTTCCACAAAATCTTCTCTCTCAAAGGAACCACGATGAAAAGAAGTATTTTCGAGGGACAAGAGTCCCAGAAAATGCGTTTGTTCTCCTTCAAGTTGGCGGATTTAATAATTGGCTTGATGCCACAACGATGTTTCATGGAACTGAAGAAGCCATGAAAGAAAATGACCATATTTATTTTGTGACAACTGGAGGAAGTATTCCGAATATCGCTGAGAATACTTTTTCTCGATTTAAAAAAATGGTAAAGGCATCTCCTTATCAAGATCGATTTATTTTTCTCGGATGGATCGAGCCGGAGTATATTCCCAAAGTATATGAAGAAAGTAATGTGGGAATAATGGCTGATATTTTGTGCATTGAAACAGAAACAGGCGCGAGAAATCGGCTTACAGAAATGCTCCAATTCGGTCTCCCCTTGATCACCACAGAAGGAAGTGAAATAGCACATGATATTCGAAAATGGCAGTGTGGACAGGTTGTCGAAAGTGGCAACTTTGTCGAAATCAAAAATTCAATTTTAGAGCTTGAGAAAAACAAAGAACTTCTTTTGACATATTCAAAAAATGCTGGCGAAGTTTGTCGAAACATCCTGGTAAATGAACTCGTATGTACTCCAATCAGGTTGTGGCTCGAAAAAGACATCCCTCTCAGCGCTCATTCGTGGAGAGTCCTTTTAGATTCTGCCCGTATGTTTTCAAAAATGAAGGCCGGAATTCAATACTTGCGAGCAAAAGGTCCTTTGCAATTTTCTCGGAAGCTCATCCAGAAGCTCAAGAAACATTGAGGTATATTTATTTGAACTAAAAACGATCAAAAATGCTGCAATGCAAGGAAACAAGCCAAAATTCCAGCGAGTCGTGCTTTTAGGTACGGCGAGCGAATTTTGGCGCAGTTGACGCAGCAGTGCACATTTTTCATCGTTTTTATGGAGAAAATAATTTGCTCTTCATAAGGAAAAAAGAGAAAATGTTCGTGAGCGAAAAACTTGCGCTCAGCTTTTCTTCAGAAAGAAAAAATGAAAAGAATTCTTCCCATCCTTCTTCTTATTCTCATTCTTGCCTTTTCTGGGTGTACCAAAAGAGAGGATCCTGGGGCCCCTGATCCAAAAGCGGGAACGACTCAGACGGAAAAAAAGACTCTTGTATTTTATAACCTTTTTGATCCAGAAGATGCATTCCGAGGTCAAATTCAAGCATACGAAAGTGAACATCGCGATATAGATATTACCTATAAAAAATTCCAAAATGTGGAAGAGTATGAAAACCTCGTTTTGAATGAGCTTGCGGAAGGGCGAGGTCCAGATATTTTCGCTATCAGGAATGACTCAGTTCAAAGCTATCTTAAGAAAATACTTCCGTCTCCAAAAGATACGTTTATTCCTGAAACATTTGCTGAGACATTCCTCGGCGTTGCAAACGACGATTTGGTGCTTCCCGATGCCGATGGATTTGATCAGGTTTGGGGAGTCTCTCTCTTTATTGATACGCTTGCTATTTATTATAACAAGGAGCTTTTTCGCGATAACCTTCCTTCTACGAATAAGCCTGCTGAAACGTGGAAAGACCTTGAGGAACAAGCGTTTGCTCTCTC belongs to Candidatus Peregrinibacteria bacterium and includes:
- a CDS encoding glycosyltransferase gives rise to the protein MKHILLFGAGPLPDSEHPMCNAGGLRTYQFLRALQNSHRVKVILIGDEYDHGIWKNDRTFEISRRSPHLFIKIAEIYAKQKFDAVIAVNTFPAYVASEVIDSSVPFWADLNGWIMAEIQAQSSELQHNAFIAQAWEQEKAILLRADGISTVSRAQRFATLGELASLGRLTKEVFLENFVHAIPNVPQNLLSQRNHDEKKYFRGTRVPENAFVLLQVGGFNNWLDATTMFHGTEEAMKENDHIYFVTTGGSIPNIAENTFSRFKKMVKASPYQDRFIFLGWIEPEYIPKVYEESNVGIMADILCIETETGARNRLTEMLQFGLPLITTEGSEIAHDIRKWQCGQVVESGNFVEIKNSILELEKNKELLLTYSKNAGEVCRNILVNELVCTPIRLWLEKDIPLSAHSWRVLLDSARMFSKMKAGIQYLRAKGPLQFSRKLIQKLKKH